From one Solanum lycopersicum chromosome 12, SLM_r2.1 genomic stretch:
- the LOC101254174 gene encoding DUF21 domain-containing protein At4g14240 codes for MHPLNSVAVVRMAMRNGAVPAALEAEIAFGTVSWFVYAGISCLLVLFAGIMSGLTLGLMSLGLVELEILQRSGTRSEKNQAATILPVVQKQHQLLVTLLLCNAAAMEALPLYLDKLFNQYLAIILSVTFVLFFGEVIPQAICTRYGLAVGSNFVWLVRILMFLCYPIAYPIGKILDCVLGHNEVLFRRAQLKALVSIHSREAGKGGDLTHDETTIISGALDLTEKTAEEAMTPIESAFSLDVNSKLDWEAMGKILARGHSRVPVYSANPKNVIGLLLVKSLLTVRAETETPVSAVSIRRIPRVPADMPLYDILNEFQKGSSHMAAVVKAKGKNKKPPLLKPEANSENSLETTLLTKKDGKSDNVVVDIDNAILPAVSASGDAVTKSVPHSSDDIEDAEVIGIITLEDVFEELLQEEIVDETDEYVDVHNRIRVAAAAAASSVARAPSIRRLTAQKAAGGQSKQGQAPKKSSEDVSSSSRRIQGSIDEPLLENKR; via the exons ATGCATCCGTTGAATTCAGTTGCAGTGGTTCGAATGGCAATGAGGAACGGAGCTGTCCCAGCTGCTCTGGAGGCAGAAATAGCATTTGGGACAGTATCATGGTTCGTCTACGCTGGGATCTCATGTCTCTTAGTACTCTTTGCTGGAATTATGTCCGGATTAACATTGGGTCTCATGTCTTTGGGTCTCGTTGAACTTGAGATCCTTCAACGAAGTGGCACCCGCTCTGAGAAAAACCAAGCAG ctACAATCCTTCCTGTTGTTCAGAAACAACATCAGCTTCTTGTCACACTACTTCTTTGTAATGCTGCTGCAATGGAG GCCCTGCCTTTATACCTGGATAAGCTTTTCAACCAATATCTCGCCATTATACTATCAGTAACTTTCGTTTTGTTTTTTGGAGAG GTTATTCCTCAAGCAATATGCACAAGATATGGACTTGCAGTAGGTTCTAACTTTGTTTGGCTTGTTCGTATTTTGATGTTCCTATGCTATCCTATTGCTTACCCCATCGGAAAG ATCCTAGACTGTGTATTGGGACATAATGAAGTACTATTTAGAAGAGCTCAGTTGAAAGCCCTTGTTTCAATCCACAGTCGAGAG GCTGGCAAGGGAGGTGATCTCACACATGATGAGACAACAATCATTAGCGGAGCACTCGATTTGACTGAGAAG ACTGCTGAGGAGGCTATGACACCCATCGAGTCAGCATTTTCATTGGATGTCAATTCAAAGCTCGACTg GGAAGCAATGGGAAAAATTCTTGCACGGGGTCATAGTCGTGTTCCTGTCTACTCTGCaaatccaaagaatgttatTGGACTTCTACTG GTGAAAAGTCTTCTTACTGTAAGGGCCGAGACAGAGACACCAGTTAGTGCAGTTTCTATTCGCAGAATTCCACG TGTTCCTGCTGATATGCCTCTATACGACATACTTAACGAGTTTCAAAAAGGTAGCAGTCATATGGCTGCAGTGGTGAAGGCCAAAGGGAAAAACAAAAAGCCTCCCTTACTGAAACCTGAAGCCAACAGTGAAAATTCTCTAGAAACTACTCTTCTGACGAAAAAGGATGGGAAATCAGATAATGTCGTCGTTGATATTGACAACGCTATACTGCCAGCAGTATCAGCGTCAGGTGATGCAGTGACAAAAAGTGTGCCGCATTCATCAGATGATATTGAGGATGCTGAAGTAATCGGTATTATCACCTTGGAAGATGTATTTGAAGAACTGTTacag GAGGAAATTGTGGATGAGACCGATGAGTATGTTGATGTACATAACAG GATACGTGTGGCTGCAGCAGCTGCTGCTTCATCAGTAGCACGAGCACCTTCAATCCGGAGGTTGACAGCTCAAAAGGCAGCT GGAGGCCAAAGTAAACAAGGACAGGCACCTAAGAAGTCGAGTGAGGACGTTTCCAGCTCATCAAGAAGAATACAAGGGAGCATTGACGAGCCTCTACTGGAAAACAAGAGATAA